The following is a genomic window from Chryseobacterium sp. StRB126.
GCAACTGAAGCTTTAATGAAAGGAGACATTGATGTCCTGGTAACAGCTCCTATCAACAAGGATGAAATGGTAAAAATGGGCTTTAAACATACCGGACACACTGGATATTTTGAAGAAAAATTCAGTAAAAAAGGACTGATGTTCCTGGTAACTGAGGATCTTAAAGTAGCCGTATCTACCCATCATATTCCTATTGCACAAGTTGCTGAGAATATTTCCAAAGAGAAAATCAAAAAACAGATCAGAGTATTGAATCAGACGCTTATTGAAGATTTCTGCATTCAGAAACCGAAGATTGCCGTATTGGGATTGAATCCACATGCGGGAGATGGCGGAGTTATCGGAACTGAAGAAATAGAAATCATCAGCCCGGCCATTCAGGAACTTTCAGATAATGGAATTCTGGCATTCGGCCCTTTCCCGGCAGACAGTTTCTTCCAACCCAACAAATACAGAAACTTTGATGGGGTTTTAGCAATGTATCACGATCAGGGATTAGCTCCGTTCAAAACACTAGCCTATGAAGAAGGGGTAAATTATACAGCTGGGCTTCCTTTTATCAGAACCTCTCCGGATCATGGAGTTGCCTATGATATTGCGGGGAAAAATATTGCCGATGAACAGAGTTTTATGGAAGCTATCTTCACTGCTATTAAGGTTTTCAACAACAGAAGTGAATACAGTGAACTGATGAGCACCCGTCTTCAGCCTAGAAAAATAGCTGTTGATAACGGAATTGACGAGGATCTGCCTGAGGAAACTGAAGGATAAACCGTTAAAACAAATTTTAAATTAATTTGTTTTAGATTTTATTTGTTATTATAAAAAAAATGCATATTTTTGCACACTCATTTTATGGACAAGTTAAGAAACTATGACGTAAGCTTTTCCGGACTTAAAAACGGAAAACACGAGTTCAAGTTTGAGATAGATAAAACGTTCTTTCAATTATTTGACACTGAGCAGGAATTTACAAACCCTAGAATAGAAGTACATGTCTTATTAGACAAACACACTACTTTTCTGGAGTTTGAGATTAAGATAAAAGGTTGGGTTGAGTTGGTTTGTGATATTACAAATGAAGACTTCGACTATCCTATTGAGAATGAAATCAAAATTCTGGTGAATTTCGGGGAAGAATATGATGACAGCAATGAAGATGTTATTACGATTCCTACTGCAGAGCATGCTTTCAACGTAGCTCATTTGATCTACGAAAATGTGATGCTTTCTATCCCGATGAAAAAGATTTCACCGAATGTAAGTGATGAAGATATCAAAATTCTTGACCAGTTCAGTCCGAAAGATATTGAGGAAGCTGAAGAGGAAGAACATGAAAGTGACCCTAGATGGGAGGCTTTAAGAAAATTAAGAGACAATAATTAAATAGAATAATTTAAATATGATGAGATGATGAATCTCATCGCTCATCAATTAAAAAAGTTATTAGAAAATGGCACATCCAAAGAGAAGACAGTCGTCTACAAGAAGAGATAAGAGAAGAACTCACTACAAAGCTGTAGTTCCTCAATTAGCTAAAGATGCAACAACAGGAGAGCTTCACCTATACCACAGAGCTCACTGGCATGAAGGAAAACTTTACTACAGAGGTAAAGTAGTATTGGAAAAAGAAGTAGCTGCTACTGAAGAAAACTAAGAGTCGCTTTTCATTGAAAAAGCCTCATTTTAATACAAAAACCGCCCAATTTTGATAAAATTCGGCGGTTTTTTGTTGTTTTTTGTGTTTTTTTGGTATCTTTGGCATCAAATCAAATATCAAATTTATGGACATTAAAGACATACAGAATCTTATTAAGTTTGTATCTAAGGCTGAAGTTTCAGAAGTAAAATACAAGACTAAGGATTTCGAAATCACTATTAAAACTCCATTAGCTGGAAGCGAAGCTGTTTATGCGCAGCCTGCAGTCTATCACACAGCTCCACAAGCGGTAGCTGCTCCGGCACCTGTTGCAACTCCGGCTGCTGCTCCTGCAGAAAAAGCTGACGCTGCATCTGATGATAGCAAATATGTAACAATCAAATCTCCAATGATTGGAACATTCTACAGAAAACCATCTCCGGATAAAGACGTATTCGTAAACGTAGGTGACGAAGTTTCTGTTGGTAAAGTAGTTTGCGTAATTGAAGCAATGAAGTTATTCAACCAGATTGAATCTGAAATCAGCGGAAAAATCGTTAAAATCTTAGTTGACGATGCTACTCCGGTAGAATATGACCAACCATTATTCCTAGTAGATCCATCTTAATTAAAATATTGATTAATGATGATTGATAATTGATTATAAAGTCAATTTCAAATTTCAAATTTTCAAATTTCAAATATTATTAAGATGTTCAAAAAAATATTAATAGCCAATCGTGGCGAAATTGCAATGCGTATTTTACGTACTTGTAAAGAAATGGGGATCAAAACCGTTGCAGTATACTCTACTGCAGATAAAGACAGTCTTCACGTAAGATTTGCTGATGAAGCGGTTTGTATTGGTCCTGCGATGAGCAAAGACTCATACCTTAAAATCCCTAACATTATTGCTGCTGCGGAAATTACAAACGCTGACGCCATTCACCCAGGTTATGGATTCCTATCTGAAAATGCTAACTTTTCAAGAATCTGTCAGAAGAACGGAATTAAGTTCATTGGAGCTTCTCCTGAACAGATTGAAAAAATGGGAGACAAAGCCAATGCTAAGGCTACCATGAAAGCTGCCGGTGTACCTTGTGTACCGGGTTCAGACGGATTGATCGAATCTTACGAGCATGCTGTAAAGGTTGCTGAGGAAACCGGATACCCTGTAATGATTAAAGCAACTGCCGGTGGTGGTGGTAAAGGAATGAGAGCAGTATGGAAAGCTGAAGACCTTAAAGATCACTGGGAATCTGCTATTCAGGAAGCTGTAGCTGCCTTTGGAAACGGAGGTATGTACATGGAAAAACTGATTGAAGAGCCTAGACACATCGAAATTCAGGTTGCAGGTGACCAGTTCGGCAAAGCTTGCCACCTTTCTGAAAGAGACTGTTCTGTACAAAGAAGAAACCAGAAGTTAACGGAAGAAACACCTTCTCCGTTCATGACTGATGAGCTTCGTGAGAAAATGGGTGATGCTGCGGTAAAAGCTGCAGAATTCATCGGATACGAAGGTGTAGGAACTATCGAATTCCTTGTAGACAAACACAGAAATTTCTATTTCATGGAAATGAATACAAGAATCCAGGTAGAGCACCCTATTACCGAGCAGGTAATTGATTATGACCTAATCAGAGAACAAATTCTTCTTGCTGCGGGAACTCCTATTTCAGGAATCAACTATTACCCTAAATTACACTCTATTGAGTGTAGAATTAACGCTGAAGATCCTTACGCAGACTTCAGACCGTCTCCGGGAAAAATCACAGGATTAAACATCCCAGGTGGACACGGAATCAGAGTAGATACTCACGTATATTCAGGATACACAATCCCTTCTAACTACGACTCTATGATTGCTAAGCTTATCACTACGGCTCAAACCCGTGAGGAAGCGATTGCAAAAATGAGACGTGCTCTTGAGGAATTCTATATTGAAGGAGTAAAAACAACTATTCCTTTCCACAGACAACTGATGGATAATGAAGATTATCTTGCAGGAAACTACACTACAAAATTCATGGAGGATTTTGTAATGGACAGAAAATATGATAATCACTAAAAAAATTATCATTTATATAAAAAGAAGGCGTCTGAAAAGGCGCCTTCTTTAGTTTTATACTATCAATCATTCTAATAAAGCAGGAAAATTTATTTTTGTAGCTACAAGAGATCAAACTTGTTGCAGTATCTATCAAAATTAACATACAAAAAATGACATCAGCAATAAAAGAGAAATTAGCAGAGACACTTCAAATTTCTATGGAGCGCGCGGAGGAATTTTTGGAGATTTGTTACATCGCAAATTATAATAAGAGCAAAATGATAGAACCTAAAAATGGAGTTTTTGACCGTTTGGGGATCATTTTGAACGGCGCCGTCCGGATTTATTACATCAATGAAAAAGGTGAAGATATCAGCTATCTTTTGCAAGTGAATAATGATGTTATTGGTGATTACGCAAGCTATATCACCGGAAAAAAAACAACGGCAGCTATAAAGACTCTTCTAAAAACGGAAGTTTTATATTTTGATAAAAAAGATGTTGAGATTTTAATTCAGAAAGATATTTTTTGGGTTGGATTGGCAAAACGTATATCCGATTTAGCTTTTTTGGATGCAAAACAAAGGCTGGACGAATTGTTTTTTTATACACCAGAAGAACGCTATCTCAATCTCTTAAAAAAGTCACCCGAAATCCTGAACAAAATTCCACAGAAATACATTTCGTCTTATTTAGGAATTACGCCACAATCGCTGAGCAGAATCCGGAAAAGAATTTACTCATTCCAGAAGTTAACTTAGGTGAACGTTTTTGGCTTTTCTGCTCTTTAATTTTGCCTCATCTAAATGTAATCACAATGAAAATAGCAATTATCGGTGGCGGAATTGGCGGTTTGACAACAGCTTTAGCTTTACAAAAAAACAATCTGGATGTTACCATTTACGAAAGTGCAACCGAAATAAAACCTGTAGGTGCCGGAATTATCATGGCCAATAATGCAATGCAGGTTTTTGATAAACTTGGCATCCGCCAGAAAATCGAAAAAGCAGGCCACAAAATTTCAAACATTAAAATTACCGATCCACAACTCAAGACCTTATCAGATGTACAACTGAATAGATTCGAGCATAAATATGGAGTACACAATACGGCTATTCATCGTGGCGATTTGCAAATGATTCTGGCTGAGGAAATTGGTTTTGAAAATATTAAACTTGCCAAACGTTTATCCAAGATTGAACAGGGAAACGGCTATCAATTCACTTTTGAAGACGGAAGCTTCGCTAATGCAGGTGTAGTTATTGGTGCAGATGGAATTAAATCGGTAGTGCGGCAGCAAATTTTAAATATTGGAAAGCTAAGATCCTCCAGACAGAAATGTTGGCGTGGTGTTAGTGAATTCGATTGGGTAGCGAAATACCAACATGAAGCCTATGAGGCATGGGGAAAGGGCAAACGCTTCGGTTTCGTGAGAATTAATGATCAACAAGTCTATTGGTACGCTGTGATTAACGAGAATCTGGTTAAAAACCCGAACCATCTTGCAGAACTTTTTACCGAATTTAATCCAGAAGTACCCAGAATGATTTCCGAAACTCCCAAAGAAAAAATATTTATCAATGACATTATCGATTTGGAACCTATTTTTCAATGGCAAAAAGACCGTGTTTGCTTAATTGGTGATGCAGCCCATGCTACAACTCCTAATATGGGACAAGGCGCCTGCCAGGCAATTGAAGATGCCTACGTTCTCGGAAAACTTTTTGGCGAAGGAAAAAATGTAGACGAAGTTTTCACACAATACGAAGAGCTGCGTATGAAGAAAGCGCATTACATTGTCAACACGAGTTCTACTATTGGTAAAGTTTCTCATTATGAAAACAATTTGGCAGTTTGGCTTCGCAATATTTTACTAAAGGCAACACCTAGCTCTGCTAACGAAAAGCAAATGGAAAAAGTGTTTGATATCTCATACTAAAAGCAACTTTATAATTTAATTGTTGAAGATCGTTACAGAAGCTTCAAAATAATCTTCTCCTCTTCTGAGCCTTATATGTTTTCAATCATTGTATCCATCAATTTTATATCTTTGACTGAATAATATTTTTCGACTTTATATGTTAATTCTTTTTGAAAAAAATAATTTCAAAACACAATGTTACCATTTATAAACCGAAGATTGTTTTGTTCTGAACGTTAACGATAGATAAAAATAGTGTGAAAATTATCATCAAATACATTCTCATTGCCGGATTCTCCTGGTTTATTATCCATTCTTTATACATTACTTATGATGGATTGACAAATTCTGAACAGAAAGCTGATCTTGCTGTGGTCTTTGGAAATAAAGTAAATGAAGACGGCACCCTTTCCCCACGCCTGCAGGTAAGATTAGACAAAAGTATTGAGCTCTATCAGAAAAAACAAGTCAAAGACATCCTGGTAAGCGGTGGTTTGGGTAAAGAGGGTTATTGGGAAGGTACAGAAATGAAAAAATACCTGATTAAAAATAAAATTCCTGCCTATAATATTCTTGTGGATAACTTTGGGGATAATACAGAGAAGACTGTTCTCAATACCATAAAAATAGCTGATCGCTTCCAGTATAAAAATATTATCTCTGTATCGCAGTTTTATCATCAGACCAGAATTAAAAAACTGTTCAGGGAACATCATTTTAAAAATATTGAAAGTTCAAGTCCTGAATATTTTGAATTAAGGGATTTCTATTCAGTTTTCAGGGAGTTCTTCGCTTATTATTTATAAGAAAAGTTGATAAAAAATTAACCATGAACAAGACATTAAAATGGTTATTCATCGGAATTACGGGTGCTGTCCTGCTCTATTTTGCGGCCAGTTTCTCTGCTGTTTTTATACTTACTTATTTCAGTTCGTCCAAAAGAATTGAAAACAATGGTGAAGAAAAAGTATTTGAAAAAATCAAAAGAGACTATCATATTGAAGAGATAGAACGAGAGCCAAAATATGAAAGAGAAATCGAAGACAAAGACTCTATCACCTATACTTTATATTTGTACAGTAAAGATTTCTGTGACATAAAACCTGATTCTTTAAAGAAAAACTCTTTGAAGATTGCTAAAGAAGTAAGCCATATCAATCTGGATTCAAAATTCTATCAATATCGCCTTGTATTCTGCTGCAAGCTTTATAATCCTAACGGAACAGCAATTCAATATTTAAGAAAAAATCTGGTTCCTTAAAAAATGTATGATTTGCAGCTATATTTAACTTACTTTTTAAAAGATAGAGTACCTGCAACAGTTTATCCGTTAAGAAAACATTTCCGCTACGAGCTCATTTAGCCTCAAAATACACTTTAATTACAGCCTTTGGCACGACTCTACTTTTGTTTATTAATCTCATTAATATTATGTAAATTTGTAAAAAAACAACAATATGTCGACAGCAGAACAAACAAAAAACTCACAATATTTTATTGACCTTGAAGACAAACATGGAGCACACAATTATCACCCACTTCCAGTAGTTCTGGACCGCGGAGAAGGTGTTTTCGTTTGGGATGTAGAGGGCAAAAGATATTATGATTTTCTTTCAGCATATTCTGCTGTAAACCAAGGACATTCCCATCCTAAAATCGTAGGCGCTTTAGTAGAACAATCTCAAAAGTTAGCCTTAACTTCAAGAGCATTTTATAACTCTAAATTAGGAGAATACGAACAGAAAATCACTACTCTTTTCGGGTTTGATAAAGTGTTACCAATGAACTCAGGAGCTGAAGCAGTAGAAACTGCTGTAAAATTGGCCAGAAAATGGAGTTATGAAGTAAAAGGAATTTCAGAAAACGCGGCAAAAATCATCGTTTGTGAAAATAACTTCCACGGAAGAACAACAACTATTGTTTCTTTCTCTAACGATCCGGATGCCAACCAAAACTATGGACCTTTTACACCGGGCTTTATCAAAATTCCGTACAATGATATTGCAGCATTGGAAGAAGTATTAAGCAGAGAAGCTGAAAATATTGCAGCATTCCTTGTAGAGCCTATTCAGGGTGAGGCAGGAGTATATGTTCCGGATGAAAACTTCCTTAAAAATGCTTCCGAAATATGTAAAAAGCACAACGTTCTTTTTATTGCAGATGAAGTACAGACAGGTATTGCAAGAACAGGAAAACTAATCGCTTGTCATCATGAAAATGTACAGCCGGATATTTTAATTCTAGGAAAAGCACTTTCAGGAGGAATGTATCCAGTATCTGCTGTATTGGCGAATGATGAAATCATGAATGTGATTAAGCCAGGACAGCACGGTTCTACATTCGGAGGAAATCCAATTGCCTGTGCAGTAGCTGTAGCAGCATTAGATGTTGTAGCTGATGAAAAATTATCTGAAAGAGCAGAAGAACTTGGTCAGCTTTTCAGAGCTGAAATCAATAAACTTATCGAAAAGACAGATCTTATTACCAAAGTAAGAGGAAAAGGACTGTTAAATGCCATACTAATCAATGATACTCCAGAAAGTTCTACTGCATGGAATCTTTGTTTACAATTAAAAGAAAACGGATTACTTGCAAAACCAACACATGGTAACATCATCAGATTAGCACCACCATTGGTAATTACAGAAGAGCAATTATTGGATTGTGTAAAAATTATTGAAAAAACAATTTTAGCCTTCACAAAATAAACTTTGGTAGATATTATTATTCCAATATATAAACAGATACCTGATAGTGATGACCTTATTTCTCTCAATCAGGTATTTGATATTTTAGGAAGTTACAAAATAACCTTTATACATCCTAGAAGTCTTTCTCTTGATGCCTATAAAGATTTTAATGCTTCATTCATTAGTTTTGATGACCATTATTTCAAAAATATTTTTGGATACAATCAACTTATGATGGACGTAAATTTTTATAAAAGTTTTTCAGAAAAATATATACTAATTTATCAATCTGACTGTTTTGTATTTAAAGATGATCTTATAAATTGGTGCAAAAAAAACTACGATTATATTGGTGCTCCTTGGATACGGAGTTCGGAACATATTCCTTTTTTTAAATTATTTTTTGATAAAACCATTGCTAAGTTTAAAGGAATAACCAACTTTAAAGGGAATGGGAAATGGCAAAAAGACAAATCTCTTCTTTATAACGCTGTAGGAAATGGAGGGCTATCTTTAAGAAAAAGAGAAAAGTTTATAGAAGTACTTGAAAACCTTCCGAAGGTAGTGCAAATTTACTTAAAACCTGAAAATACAGGTCAATTTTACGCCGAAGATGTATTTTTTAGTATCGAGCCTGAAAGAAATGGTATAATTTTTTCTAAACCTAATTATAAAGAAGCCTGTCTCTTCTCAATTGAGAACAAACAGGAGAAAGCAATGAACATCAATAAAGGAAAACTTCCTTTTGGCTGCCATAGATGGAATAAGGAAAAAGATTTCTGGAGACCTTATTTTTCTAAAGCAGGATATTCAATATAACAATGAACGACTTTAAAGATAAAAGTATCATATTAGCTGTCCCCAATCATTTTGGGCTACCAAAGGTTTTTAAAAAAAATCTTGAGTATCTTGGTTTTAAAGTTTTTACCGTAGAGCATGATTGCTCGCAAGTAAAATTGAGTGCAGAAGAGTCTTTAATTCATATTTATAAAAAGGCATTCAGCAACAACAGGACCTTTAAAGCCAAAATGTTAGCCGAAAAAAAGGAACACCCCCAGCTGTTTTTTCTTGATAAAATCAGCCATGCAGATTATGCCCTTGTGATACGCCCTGACCTTTTCAGTAAGAATGTTCTGTCCAAAATTCAGGAAAAAAGCACTTATACTGTGGCTTACCAATGGGACGGAATGCAGAGGTTTCCTTTGGCAGAAAATACCATAAAATATTTTGACAGCTTTTTTGTATTTGATGAAAGAGACACTATAAGGTATCCGCAGACAAAGCATATCCACAATTTTTATTTTGATTATTTGCCCGAAAAATCAGAAGTAAAACAGGATCTTTTCTTCGTAGGAACTTTTATGAAGGATCGTATTGAAGAGCTTTGCAATCTTTCTAAATTATTTCAGGAAAAAGAACTGAAAACCAATATCAATGTAATCTATACTAAAGAAAAGCATATCAAGAAGTATCGGGAATATCCTATAAATTTCACAAGAACCGGAATGAGTTTTGAGGAAAACATGAAAAATGCCAAAGCTTCAAAAATTATTCTTGACTTTCAAAACACTATGCATAAAGGACTCTCTTTCAGGGTTTTTGAGGCTGTAGGGTACAGAAAAAAATTAATCACTAATAATGAATTAGTGAAGGGATATAGATTTTACAACCCTAGTAATATATTTCTGCTGAATGATGATAATATGTCTGAAATTACCAATTTCCTGGCAGAGGATTATATTGAATCTTCGGAAGAAACTTATCAGAGATATTCATTTAGTAATTGGATCCAAATTTTATTCAGTCAATTTAATAAATAAGGCTCCATGAAAACCTCAGTTGCTCTTTGTACCTACAACGGAGAAAAATACATAAAATACCAGCTCGATTCTATTTTGAACCAAACGGTTCCAATAGATGAAATTATTATATGTGATGACGGCTCTACAGACTCTACTATTTCTATTTTAAATTCTTACCAGGAGCAACACCCCAGCATTTTCAAAATCTACACTAATGAAAATAATCTTCGGAGTGTAAAAAATTTTGAAAAAGCCAT
Proteins encoded in this region:
- the pdxA gene encoding 4-hydroxythreonine-4-phosphate dehydrogenase PdxA — encoded protein: MSPKNHKVRVGISIGDFNGIGPEIIMKSLKDKTITDFFTPVIFGSGKLFTYQKNIFKLNLNFNYVNEASQAQPGKLNMVNLTKENVNVELGVPTEESTQMAIDSLEAATEALMKGDIDVLVTAPINKDEMVKMGFKHTGHTGYFEEKFSKKGLMFLVTEDLKVAVSTHHIPIAQVAENISKEKIKKQIRVLNQTLIEDFCIQKPKIAVLGLNPHAGDGGVIGTEEIEIISPAIQELSDNGILAFGPFPADSFFQPNKYRNFDGVLAMYHDQGLAPFKTLAYEEGVNYTAGLPFIRTSPDHGVAYDIAGKNIADEQSFMEAIFTAIKVFNNRSEYSELMSTRLQPRKIAVDNGIDEDLPEETEG
- a CDS encoding YceD family protein, translating into MDKLRNYDVSFSGLKNGKHEFKFEIDKTFFQLFDTEQEFTNPRIEVHVLLDKHTTFLEFEIKIKGWVELVCDITNEDFDYPIENEIKILVNFGEEYDDSNEDVITIPTAEHAFNVAHLIYENVMLSIPMKKISPNVSDEDIKILDQFSPKDIEEAEEEEHESDPRWEALRKLRDNN
- the rpmF gene encoding 50S ribosomal protein L32; its protein translation is MAHPKRRQSSTRRDKRRTHYKAVVPQLAKDATTGELHLYHRAHWHEGKLYYRGKVVLEKEVAATEEN
- the accB gene encoding acetyl-CoA carboxylase biotin carboxyl carrier protein, whose translation is MDIKDIQNLIKFVSKAEVSEVKYKTKDFEITIKTPLAGSEAVYAQPAVYHTAPQAVAAPAPVATPAAAPAEKADAASDDSKYVTIKSPMIGTFYRKPSPDKDVFVNVGDEVSVGKVVCVIEAMKLFNQIESEISGKIVKILVDDATPVEYDQPLFLVDPS
- the accC gene encoding acetyl-CoA carboxylase biotin carboxylase subunit, translated to MFKKILIANRGEIAMRILRTCKEMGIKTVAVYSTADKDSLHVRFADEAVCIGPAMSKDSYLKIPNIIAAAEITNADAIHPGYGFLSENANFSRICQKNGIKFIGASPEQIEKMGDKANAKATMKAAGVPCVPGSDGLIESYEHAVKVAEETGYPVMIKATAGGGGKGMRAVWKAEDLKDHWESAIQEAVAAFGNGGMYMEKLIEEPRHIEIQVAGDQFGKACHLSERDCSVQRRNQKLTEETPSPFMTDELREKMGDAAVKAAEFIGYEGVGTIEFLVDKHRNFYFMEMNTRIQVEHPITEQVIDYDLIREQILLAAGTPISGINYYPKLHSIECRINAEDPYADFRPSPGKITGLNIPGGHGIRVDTHVYSGYTIPSNYDSMIAKLITTAQTREEAIAKMRRALEEFYIEGVKTTIPFHRQLMDNEDYLAGNYTTKFMEDFVMDRKYDNH
- a CDS encoding Crp/Fnr family transcriptional regulator, with the protein product MIEPKNGVFDRLGIILNGAVRIYYINEKGEDISYLLQVNNDVIGDYASYITGKKTTAAIKTLLKTEVLYFDKKDVEILIQKDIFWVGLAKRISDLAFLDAKQRLDELFFYTPEERYLNLLKKSPEILNKIPQKYISSYLGITPQSLSRIRKRIYSFQKLT
- a CDS encoding FAD-dependent monooxygenase; protein product: MKIAIIGGGIGGLTTALALQKNNLDVTIYESATEIKPVGAGIIMANNAMQVFDKLGIRQKIEKAGHKISNIKITDPQLKTLSDVQLNRFEHKYGVHNTAIHRGDLQMILAEEIGFENIKLAKRLSKIEQGNGYQFTFEDGSFANAGVVIGADGIKSVVRQQILNIGKLRSSRQKCWRGVSEFDWVAKYQHEAYEAWGKGKRFGFVRINDQQVYWYAVINENLVKNPNHLAELFTEFNPEVPRMISETPKEKIFINDIIDLEPIFQWQKDRVCLIGDAAHATTPNMGQGACQAIEDAYVLGKLFGEGKNVDEVFTQYEELRMKKAHYIVNTSSTIGKVSHYENNLAVWLRNILLKATPSSANEKQMEKVFDISY
- a CDS encoding YdcF family protein, whose translation is MKIIIKYILIAGFSWFIIHSLYITYDGLTNSEQKADLAVVFGNKVNEDGTLSPRLQVRLDKSIELYQKKQVKDILVSGGLGKEGYWEGTEMKKYLIKNKIPAYNILVDNFGDNTEKTVLNTIKIADRFQYKNIISVSQFYHQTRIKKLFREHHFKNIESSSPEYFELRDFYSVFREFFAYYL
- the rocD gene encoding ornithine--oxo-acid transaminase, which codes for MSTAEQTKNSQYFIDLEDKHGAHNYHPLPVVLDRGEGVFVWDVEGKRYYDFLSAYSAVNQGHSHPKIVGALVEQSQKLALTSRAFYNSKLGEYEQKITTLFGFDKVLPMNSGAEAVETAVKLARKWSYEVKGISENAAKIIVCENNFHGRTTTIVSFSNDPDANQNYGPFTPGFIKIPYNDIAALEEVLSREAENIAAFLVEPIQGEAGVYVPDENFLKNASEICKKHNVLFIADEVQTGIARTGKLIACHHENVQPDILILGKALSGGMYPVSAVLANDEIMNVIKPGQHGSTFGGNPIACAVAVAALDVVADEKLSERAEELGQLFRAEINKLIEKTDLITKVRGKGLLNAILINDTPESSTAWNLCLQLKENGLLAKPTHGNIIRLAPPLVITEEQLLDCVKIIEKTILAFTK
- a CDS encoding DUF5672 family protein gives rise to the protein MVDIIIPIYKQIPDSDDLISLNQVFDILGSYKITFIHPRSLSLDAYKDFNASFISFDDHYFKNIFGYNQLMMDVNFYKSFSEKYILIYQSDCFVFKDDLINWCKKNYDYIGAPWIRSSEHIPFFKLFFDKTIAKFKGITNFKGNGKWQKDKSLLYNAVGNGGLSLRKREKFIEVLENLPKVVQIYLKPENTGQFYAEDVFFSIEPERNGIIFSKPNYKEACLFSIENKQEKAMNINKGKLPFGCHRWNKEKDFWRPYFSKAGYSI